A genomic window from Maledivibacter sp. includes:
- a CDS encoding SDR family oxidoreductase, which produces MSKRVLITGGTSGMGLSATKLFLQREWRVMVVDINQEKGEKLIEELKEQGFQEVYFCKCDVTKDSEVKALYDYTLETLGGIDSVINNAGIWTGGMLHETKEEDWDKIFNVDVKSIYLTSKYFVPYLIKNGGGTIVNTASVSGMLGDYNMAAYNAAKGAVVNMAKAMALDYGKYNIRVNNVCPSACATPMFLANSQEVIDMFNEANPLKRICTPDEVAKAMYFLASEDSSSCNGVNLPISGGLDIHTGQPVQ; this is translated from the coding sequence ATGTCAAAAAGAGTATTGATAACTGGTGGAACATCAGGAATGGGGCTTAGTGCAACTAAACTTTTCCTTCAAAGAGAATGGAGAGTTATGGTTGTAGATATTAATCAAGAAAAGGGAGAAAAATTGATTGAAGAGCTTAAAGAACAAGGGTTTCAGGAAGTATACTTTTGTAAATGTGATGTCACAAAGGATAGTGAAGTAAAGGCACTTTATGATTATACCCTAGAAACATTAGGTGGAATTGATAGTGTCATTAATAACGCTGGTATTTGGACTGGTGGAATGCTTCATGAAACCAAGGAAGAAGATTGGGACAAGATATTTAATGTTGATGTAAAGTCTATATATTTAACTTCAAAATATTTTGTACCCTATCTGATTAAAAATGGTGGAGGAACTATAGTGAATACAGCTTCAGTTTCAGGTATGCTTGGAGATTACAATATGGCAGCATATAATGCAGCAAAAGGTGCTGTTGTAAATATGGCTAAAGCTATGGCACTTGACTATGGAAAATACAATATTCGTGTGAATAATGTTTGCCCTTCAGCATGTGCAACACCTATGTTTTTAGCAAATTCACAGGAAGTTATAGATATGTTTAACGAAGCAAATCCACTTAAAAGAATTTGTACTCCAGATGAAGTAGCGAAAGCCATGTATTTTTTAGCATCCGAGGATTCAAGTTCATGTAATGGTGTTAATTTGCCAATCTCAGGGGGACTTGACATACATACAGGTCAACCAGTACAGTAG
- a CDS encoding sigma 54-interacting transcriptional regulator, with protein sequence MKGEIALISYDPLTNDLLVQQLKDIFAYTNKVIGVLYGNLENVNELKSKVIVCTDNSMVKDILKKIKGNTPVIVAKRTIRLGNLLEVLSLKPGSEVSVISNFIREAKVTINLLKQMGIFHLDLIPYVQGSGLDIKDTVITTGEDLVPEGVENVVCIGEKYIDISTIIEIFINLNMPIEKLGLITKSYNEKIFRYNSYNRNMNSILLSIFETISEGLAFVNSEDTITFCNRDFSEIVKCDHNKIINKDFRKVFGEGNIIDLLEIKKEQHNEIIDYKGKKMMINSKIINEDNKELGFILGIQDITHIQKLENIVRKKLLSKGFNAKYTFDDVIGKSDIILNKIKIANRIAKSDFTVLIQGANGTGKEIFAQAIHNESRRKRGPFVAVNLASLADDLALSELFGYEEGAFTGAVKGGKKGLFEIAHGGTIFLDEIGDASLKIQQRLLRVIQEKEIMPVGSRKIIPIDVRIIVATNRNLIRMVNEGKFREDLYYRLDVLSLSLPKLRERKEDIKDLIQYFFKKMNGHKEIDREVIEILEAYSWPGNIRELENLVSYLECISESAVIKKMDLPKKLLKTKENIGEEYQLIIDDLKSKNVLNQCILILDQLKYAYFNNMRIGRNRLRDLLNEKNIYITDDQIRQRLILLKNYGLIVSGTTRQGSIITEKGRKLLMHLHKNDERHM encoded by the coding sequence ATGAAAGGTGAAATAGCTTTAATTTCCTATGATCCCTTGACAAATGATCTATTGGTACAACAGCTAAAGGATATATTCGCTTATACAAATAAAGTAATAGGGGTTTTATATGGAAACTTAGAAAATGTTAATGAATTGAAATCCAAGGTTATAGTATGTACAGATAATAGTATGGTAAAGGATATATTAAAGAAAATAAAAGGAAATACACCTGTTATTGTGGCAAAAAGGACTATAAGACTAGGTAATTTACTAGAGGTTTTGAGTCTAAAGCCAGGGTCAGAGGTATCTGTTATTAGCAATTTCATAAGGGAAGCGAAGGTCACCATAAACCTTTTAAAGCAAATGGGGATATTTCATTTAGATCTAATTCCATATGTTCAAGGTAGTGGACTGGATATTAAAGACACTGTGATTACAACGGGAGAGGATTTAGTACCAGAGGGTGTAGAAAATGTTGTTTGTATTGGAGAGAAATATATTGATATAAGTACAATAATAGAAATCTTTATTAATTTAAACATGCCAATTGAGAAGCTCGGACTAATTACAAAAAGCTATAATGAAAAAATATTTAGATACAACAGTTATAATAGGAATATGAATAGTATTCTGTTAAGTATTTTTGAGACTATTAGTGAAGGACTAGCTTTTGTTAATAGTGAAGATACCATAACATTCTGTAATAGAGATTTTTCAGAAATAGTTAAATGTGACCATAATAAAATTATAAATAAGGACTTTAGAAAAGTTTTTGGAGAAGGTAATATTATAGATTTATTAGAAATTAAAAAAGAACAGCATAATGAAATCATTGACTATAAAGGGAAAAAGATGATGATTAATAGTAAAATAATTAATGAGGATAATAAGGAATTAGGATTTATTTTAGGGATACAAGACATAACGCATATTCAGAAATTAGAAAATATTGTGAGAAAGAAGTTGTTAAGTAAAGGGTTCAATGCAAAATATACATTTGATGATGTAATTGGTAAAAGCGATATAATACTGAATAAAATAAAAATTGCAAATAGAATAGCCAAAAGTGACTTTACAGTTCTTATACAGGGGGCAAATGGGACAGGAAAAGAAATTTTTGCACAAGCCATACACAATGAATCCCGCAGGAAAAGGGGGCCCTTTGTTGCTGTAAATCTTGCATCCTTAGCAGATGATTTAGCCTTGAGTGAATTATTCGGATATGAAGAAGGAGCCTTCACTGGGGCCGTAAAGGGAGGAAAAAAAGGGCTGTTTGAAATTGCCCATGGGGGGACTATTTTTCTCGATGAGATTGGCGACGCTTCTCTTAAGATACAACAAAGATTATTGAGGGTAATTCAAGAAAAAGAGATTATGCCCGTGGGTAGCAGAAAAATCATTCCTATTGATGTTAGAATCATTGTTGCTACAAATAGAAATCTAATCAGAATGGTCAACGAAGGAAAGTTCAGAGAGGATTTATACTATAGATTGGATGTTCTGTCACTATCATTACCAAAACTAAGGGAGAGGAAGGAAGATATCAAGGATTTGATCCAATATTTTTTCAAAAAAATGAATGGACACAAAGAAATTGATAGAGAAGTAATCGAAATATTAGAAGCTTATTCTTGGCCAGGTAATATTAGAGAACTGGAAAATTTGGTTAGTTATTTAGAATGTATCTCAGAAAGTGCAGTAATTAAGAAAATGGATTTACCGAAGAAGTTATTAAAAACCAAGGAAAATATAGGTGAAGAGTACCAATTAATTATTGATGATTTAAAATCTAAAAATGTATTAAATCAGTGTATACTTATTTTGGATCAATTAAAATACGCGTATTTTAATAATATGAGAATCGGTAGAAATAGGCTGAGAGACTTATTAAATGAAAAAAATATTTATATTACAGATGATCAGATAAGACAAAGATTAATTCTATTAAAGAATTATGGACTGATTGTTTCAGGAACAACTAGACAAGGCAGCATTATTACAGAGAAGGGAAGAAAATTGTTGATGCATCTCCATAAAAATGATGAAAGACATATGTGA
- a CDS encoding M20/M25/M40 family metallo-hydrolase: MPIKKVHSYIDANTENNILELKKLVAQPSVSNNNLEVAKCSKVLKGIMEKAGIETKIINTDGNPIVFGHLRSNREKTLTLLFYGHYDVQPVGDLDLWESQPFEPEIRNGRMYGRGTADNKGQLITHILAVKHYLEVLGDVPINIKFVFEGEEEIGSKHLAKFARENKELLSADMVYTSDGAMGINDVPNIIFGVRGVMNFDLSLDTSTTDNHSGNKGGVIKNAAWEMVKLLNTMKDEDDNVLIKGFYEDVVPPSEYDLKLIERLPYEPSELAKIYGVEKLELTKNQFYSNLMFKPTLTINGLKSGYIGAGAKNIIPGRAIAKMEVRLAFDQDPEDVFKKIKNHIVNINPRVKIKRVEEDMLPSRTSTDLPLSRTIVKAVSCFFKDRPVEMPVIGGSLPDYIWTKILGVPSISVPYGNADECNHAPNENMKMDLFNKGIHISAQAIYDLGKELSNYS; encoded by the coding sequence ATGCCTATTAAAAAAGTTCATAGTTATATTGATGCTAATACTGAAAACAATATCTTGGAATTGAAAAAGTTAGTTGCCCAACCAAGTGTAAGTAATAATAACCTTGAGGTAGCTAAATGTTCAAAAGTATTAAAAGGAATTATGGAAAAAGCGGGTATTGAGACAAAGATAATTAATACCGATGGAAATCCTATCGTTTTCGGACATCTAAGGTCAAATAGGGAAAAAACTTTGACATTACTGTTTTATGGACACTATGATGTTCAGCCAGTAGGTGATTTAGATTTATGGGAAAGCCAGCCCTTTGAACCAGAGATAAGAAATGGAAGGATGTATGGAAGGGGAACAGCAGATAATAAGGGGCAATTGATAACCCATATCTTAGCGGTAAAGCATTACTTAGAAGTCCTGGGTGATGTTCCTATAAACATTAAATTTGTATTTGAAGGAGAAGAAGAAATAGGGAGTAAGCATCTAGCTAAATTCGCTAGAGAAAATAAAGAATTATTATCAGCTGATATGGTATATACATCCGATGGAGCTATGGGGATTAATGATGTTCCAAACATAATATTTGGAGTTAGGGGAGTGATGAATTTTGATTTGAGTTTAGATACATCTACCACTGATAATCATTCAGGCAATAAAGGGGGTGTTATAAAAAATGCAGCATGGGAGATGGTAAAGCTATTGAATACCATGAAGGATGAAGACGACAATGTATTGATTAAAGGCTTTTATGAAGATGTTGTACCACCTAGCGAATATGATTTGAAGCTTATTGAAAGACTTCCATATGAACCATCAGAACTTGCAAAGATTTATGGTGTAGAAAAATTAGAACTTACTAAAAATCAGTTTTATAGCAATTTAATGTTTAAGCCTACCCTAACAATTAATGGACTTAAAAGTGGGTATATAGGTGCCGGGGCCAAGAACATAATACCGGGAAGGGCAATTGCTAAAATGGAAGTAAGACTCGCATTTGATCAAGATCCAGAAGATGTATTTAAGAAGATAAAAAATCATATTGTCAATATAAATCCAAGGGTCAAGATCAAAAGAGTTGAGGAGGATATGCTGCCCTCTCGTACATCCACTGATCTACCATTATCAAGAACTATTGTTAAGGCGGTCAGCTGTTTTTTTAAGGATAGACCCGTTGAAATGCCCGTAATAGGTGGAAGTCTACCGGATTATATATGGACGAAAATATTAGGAGTGCCATCCATTTCAGTTCCATATGGTAATGCGGATGAATGTAATCATGCACCTAATGAAAATATGAAAATGGATCTATTTAATAAGGGAATTCATATTTCTGCCCAGGCTATTTATGATCTAGGAAAAGAGCTTAGTAACTATAGTTAA
- a CDS encoding AbgT family transporter translates to MVAKEMKPKRKLFKVPHTYVIIFMLVILVALLTYIIPAGEFERVKDVRTGKTLIVVDSFKYIEQNPTGIIDVFRAFVKGLNSASSIIFFIFVVGGAFQIISSTGTIEGITGKIAKKFMGKEKIIIPIFLTIFSVFGFTMGMSAEVMMFVPIGIAVARTLGFDAITGTSMIALGAACGFTAGLLNPFNVGIAQSIAEVPMFSGLWLRAILLICLLVVTSIYIIRYTKKIKGNMANSIVADLEEEEKDTVIVDLNDLKDMSIKNYIVILTLIVGFGLIIWGVSNRGWWIEELTTAFLIIGIVSGIVSSFGPSQIAKEFVEGAKSIVFGALIVGIARAVLVVMQDACIIDTVVKSLSDLISSFHSSVAALGMYLMQIIINTFITSGSGQAATTMPIMTPLGDLLGVSRQTTVLAFQLGDGFTNSILPTSATLMGYLAVSKIPYEKWLKFMVPLLGIWLSVGAGFLIIATMIGY, encoded by the coding sequence ATGGTAGCAAAGGAAATGAAACCTAAAAGAAAGCTTTTCAAAGTACCACATACCTATGTAATTATATTCATGCTAGTTATATTGGTCGCTTTGCTGACTTATATTATACCCGCTGGAGAATTTGAAAGGGTTAAGGATGTAAGGACTGGAAAGACCCTTATTGTGGTTGATTCTTTTAAGTATATTGAACAAAATCCAACGGGAATAATTGATGTTTTTAGGGCCTTCGTCAAAGGGCTGAATAGTGCTTCAAGTATAATATTCTTTATATTTGTTGTAGGGGGAGCTTTTCAAATTATTTCCTCGACGGGGACGATAGAAGGTATAACGGGTAAAATAGCTAAAAAGTTTATGGGTAAAGAAAAAATAATTATACCTATTTTTCTAACTATATTTTCTGTTTTCGGATTCACAATGGGAATGTCTGCGGAGGTAATGATGTTTGTGCCCATTGGTATAGCCGTTGCTAGAACCCTAGGGTTTGATGCAATTACTGGAACTTCCATGATAGCACTAGGAGCTGCCTGTGGGTTTACAGCAGGATTGCTAAATCCTTTCAACGTTGGAATTGCTCAAAGTATTGCAGAGGTACCAATGTTTTCTGGACTTTGGTTAAGGGCTATTTTATTGATTTGTTTATTAGTAGTAACTAGTATATATATTATTAGATATACAAAAAAAATAAAGGGTAATATGGCAAATAGCATAGTAGCAGATCTAGAAGAGGAAGAGAAGGATACAGTGATTGTTGATTTAAATGATCTTAAGGATATGTCAATAAAGAATTATATTGTTATTTTAACTCTAATAGTTGGTTTCGGACTTATTATTTGGGGAGTATCTAATAGGGGCTGGTGGATTGAGGAACTAACAACGGCCTTTCTTATAATTGGAATAGTAAGTGGTATTGTATCGTCGTTTGGACCTAGTCAAATAGCAAAGGAATTTGTTGAAGGTGCAAAGTCAATAGTTTTCGGTGCTTTAATTGTGGGTATTGCAAGGGCGGTACTAGTTGTGATGCAGGATGCTTGTATTATTGATACAGTTGTAAAGTCATTATCGGATTTAATCTCATCATTTCATAGTTCTGTGGCTGCTTTAGGTATGTATTTAATGCAAATAATAATAAATACTTTTATTACATCGGGCAGTGGTCAGGCGGCAACTACCATGCCTATAATGACACCCTTGGGAGATTTATTAGGGGTTTCAAGGCAAACCACTGTGCTGGCTTTTCAATTAGGAGATGGATTCACTAATTCTATTTTACCAACATCAGCAACCTTGATGGGATATTTAGCAGTATCCAAAATTCCATATGAAAAATGGTTAAAGTTCATGGTACCTCTTCTAGGTATCTGGCTTAGTGTAGGTGCGGGATTTTTAATAATAGCAACAATGATAGGATACTAG
- a CDS encoding copper amine oxidase N-terminal domain-containing protein has translation MKFNKVLVFTLAGAMLASGIVASAEYSPNKALQEPVPISSLNVNEKPQDSYEGFHFVIVINGTALNPEENKVYMKDDDTIMIPLRAVTETLGYEIQWNNEARVVELLKGPNLIMVKPGEDYYSFGKMAPVKLGTASEILKGTTYVPLNFLTDILKVETVMDETGGINITSQQTETKESTLLQTLGKISEINKTEKGTSLWIEGENSDEGYDSIVLHINEETPLIDPITDKTLSIKDLKQGDSVRAFYGPALTRSLPPQGQAERIELLKDVTVKAGVITDIMSYDKTNQILIGDKVNGIVLTISDKTKIITEDNKELAFTDLKKGMDIEAYHSLMATMSLPPISSAEKIVVKKVDTQASTEK, from the coding sequence ATGAAATTTAATAAAGTACTTGTATTTACATTGGCGGGAGCAATGCTTGCATCGGGTATAGTAGCATCGGCAGAGTATAGTCCAAATAAGGCCTTACAAGAACCTGTACCAATTTCGAGTTTAAATGTTAATGAAAAACCACAGGACTCCTATGAAGGTTTTCATTTTGTCATTGTAATTAATGGAACTGCATTAAACCCTGAAGAAAATAAAGTATATATGAAGGATGACGATACTATAATGATTCCATTAAGAGCCGTCACTGAAACTTTAGGATACGAAATCCAGTGGAATAATGAAGCTAGGGTAGTGGAATTATTAAAGGGTCCCAACTTAATTATGGTCAAACCAGGAGAGGATTATTATAGCTTTGGAAAAATGGCTCCAGTAAAATTGGGTACAGCATCGGAAATCTTAAAGGGTACAACCTATGTCCCATTAAATTTCTTAACTGATATCTTAAAAGTAGAGACTGTAATGGATGAAACAGGCGGTATTAACATCACCTCACAACAAACTGAAACTAAGGAAAGCACTCTTTTACAAACCCTAGGGAAAATCAGTGAAATAAATAAAACAGAAAAGGGTACTAGCCTATGGATTGAAGGAGAGAACTCCGATGAAGGATATGATTCTATTGTTTTACATATAAATGAGGAAACCCCTTTAATTGATCCAATAACCGATAAAACCCTATCCATAAAGGATTTAAAACAAGGAGATTCTGTCAGAGCCTTCTATGGCCCAGCATTAACTAGAAGTCTACCTCCTCAAGGACAGGCTGAAAGGATAGAGCTTTTAAAGGATGTAACGGTTAAAGCAGGCGTTATCACCGATATAATGAGTTATGATAAAACCAACCAAATTCTCATAGGAGATAAAGTTAATGGTATAGTTCTAACCATTAGTGATAAAACAAAAATAATTACAGAGGATAATAAGGAATTAGCATTTACTGATCTGAAAAAAGGAATGGATATAGAAGCCTATCATTCTCTTATGGCTACAATGAGTTTACCACCTATTTCATCGGCTGAAAAGATTGTAGTAAAAAAAGTAGATACTCAAGCTTCCACGGAAAAATAA
- a CDS encoding DUF5658 family protein: MKDKNAVLKYRVSNNLILSLIFILAISDYIFTYLGINALSVISEANPLMIGFMKLPLYEGLFLRSIIIFIPLFLLKIVEKQFENPKNFRLILFAILIIQIFPNILHAIWINMYLS; encoded by the coding sequence ATGAAAGATAAGAATGCAGTTTTAAAGTACAGAGTATCCAATAATTTAATATTGTCACTTATATTTATCCTTGCCATATCCGATTATATTTTTACATATTTAGGAATAAATGCATTAAGTGTGATCTCTGAAGCAAATCCCCTTATGATAGGATTTATGAAATTGCCATTATACGAAGGGTTATTTCTTAGAAGTATTATAATTTTCATACCTCTGTTTTTATTAAAAATAGTGGAAAAACAATTTGAAAATCCAAAGAACTTTAGATTGATTCTATTTGCGATATTGATCATACAAATCTTCCCTAATATTCTACATGCTATTTGGATCAATATGTACCTGAGTTAA
- the pepF gene encoding oligoendopeptidase F, producing MLKRPFKPKALVFILLITMLFSSLGVYAEGSSVPTRGEIQDQYKWRLEDIYESDDAWEDDYKKLEEMIPTISKYKGSLAKNSKNIAECLYHIQDINRLHDKLYVYANMRSHENLSVEKYLEMVDRVGSLGSTIGEVAAFITPELSAIAEDKLKSFMKTDDLKDYDLYLQNILDGKSHTLSEAEESIMALAETLSSTPENVYEAFKYKDRKAKKIKNENGEDLLLSYGNYSILLENPNRDMRRKAFEGEFSSYNENINTLAAALYGEVKTNIFNARARKYNSSLEAALLSSGIDPKVYDSFIEAANNNLEPLHKYVSLRKKLLGIQDKIHYYDMYVPMLQSVNSSIPYEDAKKMVLDALKPLGDQYVKDLQMAFDNRWIDVYETQNKYSGGYCWGSYDTHPYVLLNYNGTLNEVSTIAHELGHAMNSYYSNKKQPYSKANYEIFTAEVASTTNEAMMYDYLIKNAESKEEKIYLIGSYLEQIRGSIYTQLMYAEFEKTIYEAAESGATLTAPFLNETWGDLMQKYYGEDFEVDQLAKVWWSRVPHFYWNFYVYTYASGLSAGINLSDGIVNEGDTARDAYLEFLGAGGSDNPVELLKAAGADMSTQEPVERALQRFDELLTELEKLINQ from the coding sequence ATGTTAAAAAGACCATTCAAGCCTAAAGCATTGGTATTTATTTTATTGATTACTATGCTTTTTTCATCTTTAGGGGTGTATGCTGAGGGAAGTAGTGTCCCTACTAGGGGTGAAATTCAAGATCAGTACAAATGGAGATTAGAGGATATTTATGAAAGCGATGATGCTTGGGAAGATGATTACAAAAAGTTAGAAGAAATGATTCCTACTATATCAAAGTATAAGGGATCATTAGCAAAAAATTCTAAGAACATAGCTGAGTGTTTATATCATATACAAGATATCAATCGTTTGCATGACAAACTATATGTATATGCAAATATGAGAAGTCATGAAAACCTTTCAGTTGAAAAATATCTTGAAATGGTGGATAGAGTAGGTTCACTAGGTTCTACCATTGGGGAAGTTGCTGCATTTATAACACCTGAATTATCAGCCATTGCTGAAGATAAACTAAAATCATTTATGAAAACTGATGATCTAAAAGACTATGACCTATATCTACAAAACATATTAGATGGAAAGTCCCATACCCTTTCTGAAGCTGAGGAAAGCATAATGGCATTAGCTGAAACTCTTTCCAGCACTCCTGAAAATGTTTATGAAGCATTTAAATATAAGGATAGAAAGGCAAAGAAAATCAAGAATGAAAATGGGGAAGATTTATTATTATCCTATGGAAACTACAGTATACTACTTGAAAATCCAAATCGTGATATGAGAAGGAAGGCCTTTGAAGGAGAGTTCAGCAGCTATAATGAAAATATAAATACATTGGCAGCAGCTTTATATGGTGAAGTTAAGACAAACATCTTCAATGCCAGAGCAAGAAAGTATAATTCCTCCCTTGAAGCGGCTTTACTTTCTAGTGGCATTGATCCAAAGGTATATGACAGCTTTATAGAGGCCGCAAATAATAACCTAGAACCATTACATAAATATGTATCCTTAAGAAAAAAACTTTTAGGTATACAGGATAAGATTCACTATTATGATATGTATGTACCTATGCTTCAATCAGTGAACTCAAGTATACCCTATGAAGATGCAAAAAAAATGGTGTTAGATGCATTAAAACCCCTGGGTGATCAATATGTTAAGGACCTTCAAATGGCATTCGATAACCGCTGGATAGATGTATATGAGACTCAGAATAAATATTCTGGTGGTTATTGCTGGGGATCATATGATACACATCCATATGTTCTTCTGAATTATAACGGTACATTGAATGAAGTTTCAACAATTGCCCATGAATTGGGCCATGCAATGAATAGCTACTATTCCAATAAGAAACAACCATATAGCAAAGCAAATTATGAAATTTTTACCGCAGAAGTAGCTTCCACTACCAATGAAGCTATGATGTATGATTATTTAATAAAAAATGCAGAGTCTAAAGAAGAAAAAATATATTTGATAGGTTCATATCTTGAGCAAATCAGAGGATCAATCTATACTCAATTAATGTACGCAGAGTTTGAAAAAACTATATATGAAGCAGCAGAATCTGGAGCAACCCTAACAGCCCCATTCTTAAACGAAACTTGGGGTGATTTGATGCAAAAATACTACGGTGAAGACTTTGAGGTAGATCAGCTGGCTAAGGTTTGGTGGTCTAGAGTACCTCACTTCTACTGGAATTTCTATGTTTATACATATGCTTCTGGACTGTCAGCCGGCATCAATTTATCCGACGGAATCGTAAATGAAGGTGATACAGCCAGGGATGCATACCTAGAATTCCTTGGGGCTGGAGGCTCCGATAATCCTGTGGAGCTTCTAAAAGCAGCAGGTGCTGATATGTCTACTCAAGAGCCCGTTGAAAGGGCATTACAAAGATTTGATGAACTTTTGACTGAACTTGAAAAATTAATCAATCAGTAA
- a CDS encoding NCS2 family permease — MTERFFKLSENNTNVKTEIMAGITTFMTMAYILIVNPLTLHDAGMDFGAVFTATALSAIIATLIMAFIANLPFALAPGMGLNAYFALSVVVGMNVSWQFALTAVFLEGIIFIILTFLNVREAIINAIPMNLKKAVSVGIGLFIAFIGLFTSGIITPGQDIPLTLGHVTQGSALLAIIGLLISGFLLAKRVKGALLFGILITTIIGIPMGVTHLPEGLKFISAPPTLRPILFKFDFSQIFTMKMFVVLFSFLFVDMFDTVGTLIGVSTKADMLDEKGRVPRVKQALFADAVGTTVGAMLGTSTVTTYVESASGVAEGGRTGLTALSTACMFAMALFLSPLFIMIPSAATGPALILVGLFMMSPIKEINFEDFTEAIPAFLTIIMMPLAYSIAEGIVFGMISYVVLKTVTGKYKEVSPLMYILAVLFIFKFLIV, encoded by the coding sequence ATGACTGAAAGATTTTTTAAACTGTCTGAAAACAACACTAATGTGAAGACAGAAATCATGGCGGGTATTACTACTTTTATGACTATGGCTTATATTCTCATAGTTAATCCATTAACTTTACATGATGCTGGAATGGATTTTGGTGCAGTATTTACTGCAACGGCATTGTCTGCAATTATAGCAACGCTGATTATGGCATTTATTGCAAACCTTCCCTTTGCATTGGCACCGGGAATGGGACTCAATGCATATTTTGCCCTTTCTGTAGTAGTGGGAATGAATGTTTCATGGCAATTTGCTTTGACAGCAGTATTTTTAGAGGGAATTATATTTATTATACTTACATTTTTAAATGTTAGAGAAGCTATAATTAATGCTATACCAATGAACCTTAAGAAGGCTGTTTCTGTTGGTATCGGTTTATTTATCGCATTTATTGGACTTTTTACATCTGGAATTATAACTCCAGGACAAGATATTCCATTAACTTTAGGCCATGTTACACAGGGCTCTGCATTATTAGCAATTATAGGATTATTGATATCAGGCTTTTTACTAGCCAAGAGAGTAAAAGGAGCTTTGCTGTTTGGCATATTAATCACAACTATTATAGGTATACCAATGGGCGTAACCCATCTTCCAGAAGGGTTAAAGTTTATCAGTGCCCCGCCGACATTAAGACCGATATTATTTAAGTTTGATTTTTCACAGATTTTCACCATGAAAATGTTTGTAGTACTTTTCTCTTTCCTATTTGTTGATATGTTTGATACCGTTGGAACACTAATTGGGGTTTCAACTAAAGCTGATATGCTGGATGAAAAGGGAAGAGTACCTAGAGTAAAACAAGCATTATTTGCAGATGCAGTTGGAACAACGGTTGGAGCGATGCTTGGAACAAGTACAGTAACTACTTATGTAGAAAGTGCATCGGGTGTAGCCGAGGGAGGAAGAACAGGACTTACCGCTTTATCTACTGCATGTATGTTTGCCATGGCTTTATTCTTATCTCCACTATTTATAATGATTCCATCTGCTGCAACTGGACCGGCGTTAATACTAGTTGGGCTTTTCATGATGTCACCAATTAAAGAGATAAATTTTGAAGATTTTACAGAAGCTATACCAGCTTTCTTAACTATAATCATGATGCCCCTTGCATATAGTATTGCAGAAGGTATAGTGTTTGGAATGATAAGCTATGTTGTACTAAAGACTGTAACAGGAAAATATAAAGAGGTTTCACCGCTTATGTATATTTTAGCAGTATTGTTTATATTTAAATTCCTTATTGTGTAA